TCAGCGTCCGCAGCCGCGCCAAAGGCGACGAAGGCACGATGCTCTTCGCCGACTACCTCACGCGCGTAGTGGACGAAATCAAAACCCGCGCCCTGCCGGTGAAGATCGAGCGCACCCTCGAAAAGAAGGCCTAAGTCCCGAAATGTCCGACTGGAAACCCGAACTCGACGCCATCGTCGGCGCCCGCCACAGCGGACGCGCCGACCATGTGCCCGACTTGCTGCGTAAGATGGACGCGCGTTTCCCCAACGTCGCAGAAATCAACTACCAGCTCGCGTGGACGCTCGACACCGCCGGCAAGCCCGCCGACGCCCTGCCCCACTACGAAAAAGCCGTCGCGCTCGGCCTTGAGCCCAACGAACACGCCAACGCCTTGATCGGCCTCGCGACCACGTTGCGCACCCTGGGCAAACCCGCCCGCGCCGCCGACGTGCTTCGCTCGGGACAACTCCAGTTCCCCGACAACCGCGAATTCGACGTCTTCCTCTCGCTCGCGCTGCACGACCTCGGCGACCACGCCGAAGCTCTGCGCTTGGCGCTCCTCGCGCTCTGCGACACATCCGAAGATCCCGGACTCACCGCGCACCAGCGCGCGATCCGTTACGCGGCCGGACGTCTCTGAGACGACCCAGCTAAAATCGTCCGGGCGGATTCACCGCCCGGACGATCCGTTAGCACTTACCTGCGGCTGCGATCTATCAAAGCGCCGATGATATAACCGGTGATACCGGCCGCGATCGCGTTGGAATACCAACGACCGATCACCAGAGTTGCCACCAGCCCGAGTAAGATGCCGATAAAGCATCCCCACGCGCTGAATAACGATTCACCGGAAGATGAATCGGATTTTAGAGGAGTCACATTTTTCATTTTTTCGAGAGAGCGGTGCCATGCACCATTAACCCGCGAACACGCGGGCATACTGTGGAATTCGTTTAAACCAACTGATCCCCGTCCTCGAAAAATCAGACCCTCAACTCAATCACTCCGACCCAAGGAACCTGCTCCAGGTCCGGGGCCTCCGGACATCTGAGAAAACCTGCGCTCGTGTTTCCGGTAAAACGCACCACGTCGTTACCATCGGCCGCCGCGTGCGGCCACATCGGCTCAATACTACGGTGCTTTGCCTCACACTTTACCGGCTCCGAGACAGACACCGCCGGCAGGACCCTCGACGCACTGCGTGCTTTTCCAAAAACCGCCTCACCTGAGACGGCCAGCGACGGCCTGTCGTCCACGCAGGCCAGGCCTGCGCACCACAACAGGCACGCCATCCACAAAGAAATCACAGGAACGGACATGACGTTAAACGCCCGCTCTTAATGAGCCACCGCAAGTTCGCGACGAATGCGAACCACCTCCGCCTCGATGCGCGCCTGCGGAGCCTGCACTTCGGTGAGCAACACCTCGGCCAGCCCCACTGCTGACTCGGCTTCATCGTAGCTGATCACCATGGCTCCCGCGTCCTCCAACGCCTCGCGTTCACGCAGATAACGGGCGCGCGTCAGCACACGAATGTGAGGATTAAGAGCACGCGCAGCCGTGATCACCGCGATCGCTACATCGGTCTTTGGCAGTGTCACCACAAGGTAGGATGCCGACTTGATACCCGCTTCCTGCAGCAATGCACCGCGGGTAGCATCACCGTAGAGTGCGCGCCGTCCGGCGCCTTGCAGCTCCAGCACCGTGTCGATGTTCGTTTCGATGATCGTCGGATCGATTTTAAATTCACCGAGCAGACGCGTGAGCGTCTGCCCCACCGGACCATAGCCGATCACGATCGCCTTGACGGCCGAATCCGACGGCGCCGTATCCGACATCGCTGCGTTAACGCCCAGACCTCGGGCCTCGCTCCCCCGATTTACCAAGCTCGCCAAACGTGGGTGCTTTTGCACCCAAGGCTCCAGCGCCAGCAGGCCCTTGAACAACGCAGGATTGATGCTGATCGAAAAAATCGCGCCTGCGACCAGCACGTCGTGGCCTTCGCCCGGCATGAGCTTCAGCGACTTCGCCAGCTCGGCCAGAATGAATGAAAACTCACCAATCTGCGCGAGGCCACCCGCCACCGTAAGTCCCGTGCGCAAAGAACGCCCGCTAACGATGACAATCAACAGCGCAACCACCGGCTTCACGACGACGATGATCGCAAACACCCCGAGAACCAACCCAGGCGCTTTCCACAGGATCGAGTAGTCGAAGAACATGCCGACCGAAACGAAGAACAACACCGCAAACGCATCGCGCATCGGCAACGCATCCGCACCCGCCTGATGGCTGACTTTGGATTGGCCGACCATCATGCCGGCCAGAAATGCACCCAGCGCCATCGAGGCGTCAAAAATCAAATAAGATAACACCGCCACGGCCATCGCCATCACTAGCACAGTGAGCGTGAACAACTCGGGTGAACGCAGGCGCGTTACCCGCAGCAAAAGCCACGGCACAAACTTCGCTCCAGCCAAGGCGACAACTCCGCCCAATAAAACCAGTTTCAACACGGCTATACCGAGCGCCGCCCAGATGCTGGAGCCTTCGGCAACCGCCGCATCCACGGCACCGGAAGCCGCCAAGGCGGGCAGCATCACCAGCACGAGCACCGTGATGATATCCTCGACGACCAGCCAGCCGATGGCCACATGCCCCTCCGGCGTGTCAACAAGGCCATGATCCATGAGCACGCGCAGCAGCACGACGGTGCTGGCCACCGACGTGGCGGCGCCGAGCACGAGACCGCTCTTCCAATCAAACCCCGCGGCGATTGCCACGCCCAGACAGCATACCGTCGCCGCCGCGCTTTGGCCCAGCGCTCCGGGCACCGCGATTTTACGCACCGCGAGCAAATCTTTGAGGTGAAAATGAAGGCCTACGCCGAACATCAGCAAGATCACGCCGATCTCCGCGAGCTGCGACGCCAGCGCTGCGTTGCCCACAAAACCGGGCGTATGCGGTCCCACCATAAGACCGCCCAAAAGGTATCCGACAATCGGTGACAGACCGATACGTTTGGCCAAAAGGCCAAAGACGAGCGCCGCGGTAAGACCGAAGGCGATCGTAGTGATAAGCGAAATATCGTGCATAAAAACGAATTGAGAAACCAACCATGAACACCCGCACAATCGCTGCGCGGGCTAACTACCAGATAACACGCCGGAACACATTTACCTGTCCGGCGCCCTCCCTGCTGGTTTTCTCAAACGTGCATCACGACCCGGCCGGTCAACGTCGGCGGCGGGGGAATATCCGCTCGCAAACGGATAAAAGCAGGAACCGGAATTCCCCAAACCAGCGGAGCAACCGGTGTCAGCACCGACATTTCCGAACGGGGATCAATACCTGCAAAAGTCGGCGCAATCCGGCGCACGAGCACGCAGGAAGAAATCTGAGCCTTATATGAATCGATGCGCGACTCACCTTGGACTCCATCGGGTGCGCCCGCACAATGTTTTGAAAAATCCATCAGGTCCGCAGCCTTCCCCATCGTCAGCCAAGAGGTGACGATCATGAGAATGAAAAGCGGATAGAAACGGTGCACGCCCCCATCGAATGCCGGGGAAAACTGCTGTCAAGGCGGGGAGGCAATTCGGCGCATGCACCGCACGTATCCGACAAAAATCATCACGAAACGCGTATTCTTCGAGAGGCAAAATCCATCCACAAAAAAGGCCCCGTCTTTCGACGGGGCCTTTTGTTTGACGAGCAGTCCGAATCGCGGAAGCGATTAGACGGCGGCGTCGCCGCGCTCGTCGGTGCGGATGCGGACCGCTTCTTCGAGGGCGAGAACGAACACCTTGCCGTCACCGATCTTGCCGGTCTTGGCGGCTTTCACGATGGCGTCCACGGTCTTGGAGACGAGATCGTCGGTGACGACGATTTCGACCTTCACCTTGGGGAGGAAATCAACGGTGTATTCAGAACCGCGGTAGATTTCAGTGTGGCCCTTCTGGCGGCCGAAGCCTTTGACCTCGGTCACGGTCATACCTTCGATACCGATGGAAGAAAGGGCTTCCTTAACTTCCTCGAGTTTGAAGGGCTTGATGATGGCGATGATGAGTTTCATACGAGATTATTTATTGAGGTTTCGCTACGATGTAGGGCCATCCGGACAACTGGCGCAAGCTTGTGTTCCTGCGCCAGTTCAGGATGGAACGAATTAGCCGTGATGAGCCTGGGTGAAGTCAGGGTAGGCTTCGTTGCCATGCTCGCCGATATCGAGACCCTCGATTTCTTCCTCGGCGCTCACGCGGAGACCCATGATGGCCTTGATGACCAGGAAGGAGATGAGACAGAACACGAAGGTAAAGGCGCCGATGGCGGCGATACCCTTGAGCTGGGAGACGATCTGAGCGCCACCCTTGAGGTTACCGAAGAGACCGACCGCCAAGGTGCCCCAGATACCGTTGGCCAAGTGCACCGAGGTGGCACCGACCGGATCGTCGAGCTTGATCTTGTCGAAGAAGAAGACCGAGAACACCACGAGGATGCCGCCGATACCACCGATGATGACGGAGTCACCAGGGCTCATTTGGTCAGCGCCGGCCGTGATGGCGACGAGACCGGCGAGGATACCGTTGAGGGCCATCGAGACGTCAGGCTTCTTGAGCATGATCCAGGAGGTCAGCGTAGCGCCCACACCACCGGCAGCAGCAGCGAGGGAGGTCGTGACGAGCACGAGGGAAACCAGACCGGGGTTGGCGGAGAGAACCGAACCGCCGTTGAAACCGAACCAGCCGAGCCAGAGGACGAACACGCCGATGGTGGCGAGAGGCAGGGAGTGGCCGAGGAGAGGGAGAACGCGACCGTCCTTGAACTTGCCGATACGGGGTCCGAGGATGATGATACCAGCGAGAGCGCCCCAACCGCCCACCGAGTGAACGAGGGTGGAACCAGCGAAGTCGTAGAAGGGAGTCTCCATCGTGTTCAACCAACCGTTACCCCATTTCCACATACCGGTGATCGGATAGGAGATGGTGACGAACAGAACGGTGAACACCAGGAAGGAGCTGAGCTTGACGCGCTCGGCAACCGCACCGGACACGATGGTCGCGGCGGTGGCGGCGAACATGGCTTGGAAGAGGAAGTCGGTCCAGTAGGTGTAACCGGCGTTATAAACGCTGGTCAGACCGCTGACGTCATCGGCAAAGCCGAGGCCGAATCCGGCAAAGCCGAACCAGCCGCCGCCATCGCCACCCGGATACATGAGATTGAAGCCCATGAGTGCATAGGTAAGGATACCGATACAGGGAATGATGGTGTTCTTGAAGAGAATGTTGGCCGTGTTCTTGGAACGGGTAAGACCGGTCTCAACGCACGCGAAACCCAGGTTCATGAAGAACACAAGGGCGGCAGCGACCATCATCCACGTGTTGTTCACGGTGAAGAGGGTGTAGCCGGGTGAGGCTTCGAAAGCCGCGAGATCTGCAAATGCAGGAGCATCGGCGGCAGGAGCGGCGGCAACAGCCTCCGCGACAGCGGGAGCGGCTTCTTGCGCGCTCACCGGATGAACAAGGGCCAGCGTAGCGAAGATGGCGGTCATCTTCAGCAGGCTAGTCAGAGGCTTAGACCATAGCTTCATAATAATATCGTGTGTTGATGTCGTGTGTTTG
This portion of the Rariglobus hedericola genome encodes:
- a CDS encoding P-II family nitrogen regulator, which produces MKLIIAIIKPFKLEEVKEALSSIGIEGMTVTEVKGFGRQKGHTEIYRGSEYTVDFLPKVKVEIVVTDDLVSKTVDAIVKAAKTGKIGDGKVFVLALEEAVRIRTDERGDAAV
- a CDS encoding ammonium transporter, producing MMVAAALVFFMNLGFACVETGLTRSKNTANILFKNTIIPCIGILTYALMGFNLMYPGGDGGGWFGFAGFGLGFADDVSGLTSVYNAGYTYWTDFLFQAMFAATAATIVSGAVAERVKLSSFLVFTVLFVTISYPITGMWKWGNGWLNTMETPFYDFAGSTLVHSVGGWGALAGIIILGPRIGKFKDGRVLPLLGHSLPLATIGVFVLWLGWFGFNGGSVLSANPGLVSLVLVTTSLAAAAGGVGATLTSWIMLKKPDVSMALNGILAGLVAITAGADQMSPGDSVIIGGIGGILVVFSVFFFDKIKLDDPVGATSVHLANGIWGTLAVGLFGNLKGGAQIVSQLKGIAAIGAFTFVFCLISFLVIKAIMGLRVSAEEEIEGLDIGEHGNEAYPDFTQAHHG
- a CDS encoding cation:proton antiporter; this translates as MHDISLITTIAFGLTAALVFGLLAKRIGLSPIVGYLLGGLMVGPHTPGFVGNAALASQLAEIGVILLMFGVGLHFHLKDLLAVRKIAVPGALGQSAAATVCCLGVAIAAGFDWKSGLVLGAATSVASTVVLLRVLMDHGLVDTPEGHVAIGWLVVEDIITVLVLVMLPALAASGAVDAAVAEGSSIWAALGIAVLKLVLLGGVVALAGAKFVPWLLLRVTRLRSPELFTLTVLVMAMAVAVLSYLIFDASMALGAFLAGMMVGQSKVSHQAGADALPMRDAFAVLFFVSVGMFFDYSILWKAPGLVLGVFAIIVVVKPVVALLIVIVSGRSLRTGLTVAGGLAQIGEFSFILAELAKSLKLMPGEGHDVLVAGAIFSISINPALFKGLLALEPWVQKHPRLASLVNRGSEARGLGVNAAMSDTAPSDSAVKAIVIGYGPVGQTLTRLLGEFKIDPTIIETNIDTVLELQGAGRRALYGDATRGALLQEAGIKSASYLVVTLPKTDVAIAVITAARALNPHIRVLTRARYLREREALEDAGAMVISYDEAESAVGLAEVLLTEVQAPQARIEAEVVRIRRELAVAH
- a CDS encoding tetratricopeptide repeat protein, with amino-acid sequence MSDWKPELDAIVGARHSGRADHVPDLLRKMDARFPNVAEINYQLAWTLDTAGKPADALPHYEKAVALGLEPNEHANALIGLATTLRTLGKPARAADVLRSGQLQFPDNREFDVFLSLALHDLGDHAEALRLALLALCDTSEDPGLTAHQRAIRYAAGRL